In a single window of the Limnochorda sp. L945t genome:
- a CDS encoding DnaD domain protein, whose translation MHRVGRAGRPGLARLRPSALLRSWVAALKAARIMDVWSGGAGRSLVRPEHRAVLDWYRARLGVPRVAEADCLLGWMTTRGMGPEVVVLAIEATAHSRQPGFTQLEATLRRWYEQGVRCWTDLCRR comes from the coding sequence ATGCACCGGGTCGGAAGGGCGGGACGGCCCGGTCTGGCGAGGTTGCGGCCGTCGGCGCTGCTGCGATCTTGGGTGGCTGCGCTCAAGGCGGCCCGGATCATGGACGTCTGGTCGGGAGGCGCCGGGCGCTCGCTGGTACGGCCGGAGCACCGGGCCGTGCTGGACTGGTACCGAGCGCGCCTGGGCGTACCCAGGGTCGCGGAAGCGGATTGCTTGCTCGGGTGGATGACGACGCGGGGCATGGGACCCGAGGTGGTGGTGCTGGCCATCGAGGCGACGGCCCACAGCCGCCAGCCCGGTTTCACCCAGTTGGAAGCGACGCTCCGGCGGTGGTACGAGCAGGGCGTCCGGTGCTGGACGGACCTGTGCCGCCGTTGA
- a CDS encoding RNA methyltransferase produces the protein MEEREKAVPQSAATRGRGLLDNVVVVLYQPEDLVNVASVVRLMTNFEVTGLRLVEPAAWDPWRIEAIAHGGQEVLAAARRFATLEEALADCSLVLATTGRPRELVRERLTPRQAARALLQAASANPGAPAAVLFGRERDGLPNSVIDRAHALVTIPTDPGHHSLNLSHAAGIVLYELYVAWCEEARPERTRAETGHPMAVPVDRPIAPGSQRAEMVGAIEELLETLHPHTSPARRAAALSRLEALLLRAVPDPHEVELLINLFRHMTRIARAAGQAPRR, from the coding sequence ATGGAGGAGCGGGAGAAGGCGGTGCCGCAGAGCGCGGCCACCCGGGGACGGGGACTTCTCGACAACGTCGTGGTCGTACTCTACCAGCCCGAGGACCTCGTCAACGTCGCGAGCGTCGTGCGGCTCATGACCAACTTCGAGGTGACGGGGCTCCGGCTGGTGGAGCCTGCCGCGTGGGACCCCTGGCGGATCGAGGCCATCGCGCACGGAGGGCAGGAAGTGCTGGCCGCCGCGCGGCGGTTCGCGACGCTGGAGGAGGCCCTCGCGGACTGCAGCCTGGTGCTCGCGACGACGGGGCGGCCCCGCGAGCTCGTGAGGGAGAGGCTGACGCCCCGCCAGGCCGCCCGGGCTTTGCTGCAGGCCGCCTCGGCCAATCCGGGCGCGCCCGCGGCCGTCCTCTTCGGGCGCGAGCGGGACGGCCTGCCCAACTCCGTCATTGACCGGGCGCACGCGCTGGTCACGATCCCCACCGACCCCGGCCACCACTCGCTCAACCTGTCGCACGCCGCCGGGATCGTGCTCTACGAGCTGTACGTGGCGTGGTGCGAAGAGGCGCGCCCAGAGAGAACGAGAGCCGAGACGGGGCACCCGATGGCGGTACCCGTCGACCGGCCCATCGCGCCGGGGTCCCAGCGCGCCGAGATGGTGGGGGCGATCGAGGAGCTGCTCGAGACACTGCATCCACACACCAGCCCCGCCCGCCGGGCGGCGGCGCTTTCCCGCCTGGAAGCTCTCCTGCTGCGAGCCGTGCCCGACCCCCACGAGGTGGAGCTGCTCATCAACCTCTTCCGCCACATGACCCGCATCGCCCGAGCGGCCGGGCAAGCGCCTCGGCGTTAG
- the gnd gene encoding phosphogluconate dehydrogenase (NAD(+)-dependent, decarboxylating), protein MEVAVIGLGRMGGNMARRLLSKGHRVVVWNRSPGPLEALEKEGAEPARSFDEVVERLEPPRVAWLMLPAGEVTSHAVEEFARRLHPGDVLVNGANSYYRDSMAYAERLHPRGIGFADVGVSGGIWGREYGYGLMAGGSDEVIAHLRPLLEALAPAPDRGWVHAGPVGAGHYAKMVHNAIEYALMQAYAEGFELLRRKEFDIDLAAVAEAWRHGTVIRSWLLDLIAAELRSDPRLSGVAPVVADSGEGRWAAHEAIDLGVAAPLLALALHERFKSQDATHYPYRVLAVLRRAFGGHAVAVRDATDPAQQEHQGQERA, encoded by the coding sequence ATGGAAGTCGCGGTGATCGGGCTGGGCCGGATGGGGGGCAACATGGCCCGGCGCCTGCTGAGCAAAGGCCACAGAGTGGTCGTCTGGAACCGATCGCCCGGCCCCCTCGAAGCACTGGAGAAAGAAGGCGCCGAGCCTGCCCGCTCCTTCGATGAGGTCGTTGAACGGCTGGAGCCGCCCCGCGTGGCCTGGCTGATGCTGCCCGCAGGCGAGGTCACGTCCCACGCGGTGGAAGAGTTCGCACGCCGGCTGCATCCGGGAGACGTCCTGGTCAACGGGGCCAACAGCTACTACCGGGATTCCATGGCTTACGCCGAACGGCTGCACCCCAGAGGCATCGGGTTCGCAGACGTCGGGGTGTCGGGAGGCATCTGGGGGCGAGAGTACGGCTACGGCCTCATGGCAGGCGGCTCCGACGAGGTCATCGCCCACCTGCGCCCGCTCCTCGAAGCGCTGGCCCCTGCTCCGGACCGCGGGTGGGTCCACGCTGGCCCGGTCGGGGCAGGCCACTACGCCAAGATGGTGCACAACGCCATCGAGTACGCCCTCATGCAGGCTTACGCCGAGGGGTTCGAACTCTTGAGGCGCAAGGAGTTCGACATCGACCTGGCGGCGGTGGCGGAGGCCTGGAGGCACGGGACGGTCATCCGGAGCTGGCTGCTCGACCTGATTGCCGCCGAACTCCGGTCGGATCCACGGCTTTCCGGTGTCGCGCCGGTGGTCGCCGACTCGGGGGAGGGGCGCTGGGCCGCGCACGAGGCCATCGACCTCGGGGTTGCAGCACCGCTTCTGGCGCTGGCTCTTCACGAGCGGTTCAAGAGTCAGGACGCAACACACTATCCTTACCGAGTGCTGGCCGTGCTGCGGCGTGCCTTCGGCGGGCACGCCGTGGCCGTGCGCGACGCCACCGACCCCGCGCAGCAGGAGCATCAAGGGCAGGAGCGCGCCTGA